Proteins encoded together in one Hevea brasiliensis isolate MT/VB/25A 57/8 chromosome 16, ASM3005281v1, whole genome shotgun sequence window:
- the LOC110672370 gene encoding 60S ribosomal protein L7a-2: MGPKKVVKAPVLAKKKPEKVVNPLFEKRTKQFGIGGALPPKKDLTRFVKWPHVVRIQRQRRILKQRLKVPPAVNQFTKTLDKNLATQLFKLLLKYRPEDKAAKKERLLKRAQAEAEGKTVESKKPIVVKYGLNHVTYLIEQNKAQLVVIAHDVDPIELVVWLPALCRKMEVPYAIVKGKSRLGAIVHKKTAAALCLTSVKNEDKLEFSKILEAVKANFNDKFDEHRKRWGGGIMGSKSQAKTKAKEKLLAKEAAQRMS; encoded by the exons ATG GGTCCCAAAAAAGTTGTCAAGGCCCCAGTTTTGGCAAAGAAGAAACCT GAAAAGGTTGTGAATCCTTTGTTTGAGAAGCGAACAAAGCAGTTCGGAATTGGGGGTGCACTCCCACCAAAGAAGGACTTGACTAGGTTTGTCAAGTGGCCTCATGTTGTTCGTATTCAGAGACAAAGGAGGATTCTGAAGCAACGTTTGAAGGTTCCTCCTGCTGTTAACCAGTTCACAAAAACACTAGACAAGAACCTTG CTACACAACTCTTCAAATTGCTTCTCAAATATAGACCTGAGGACAAGGCAGCTAAGAAGGAAAGGCTTCTTAAAAGGGCACAAGCTGAAGCTGAGGGTAAAACTGTTGAATCAAAGAAACCCATTGTTGTTAAATATGGTCTTAACCACGTTACTTACCTCATTGAGCAG AACAAAGCCCAATTAGTGGTTATTGCACATGATGTTGATCCAATTGAGCTTGTTGTTTGGTTGCCTGCTTTGTGCCGTAAAATGGAGGTCCCTTATGCAATTGTGAAGGGCAAGTCACGACTTGGAGCT attgTTCACAAGAAAACAGCTGCAGCTTTATGCCTTACATCTGTGAAGAATGAAGATAAATTGGAATTTAGCAAGATTTTGGAAGCAGTCAAG GCCAACTTCAATGACAAGTTTGATGAGCACCGCAAGAGGTGGGGTGGTGGCATCATGGGCTCCAAATCTCAAGCAAAGACCAAAGCTAAGGAGAAGCTCTTAGCTAAGGAGGCCGCACAGAGAATGTCTTGA
- the LOC110672351 gene encoding vegetative cell wall protein gp1, with translation MPSFFIIFLLCFTFINNLSEASHDRKLPSAVVVGTVYCDTCFREDFSKNSHFISGASVAVECTDENSKSNFRKEVKTDEHGEFKVHLPFSVSKHVKRIKRCSVKLLSSSEPYCAVASTATSSSLRLKSRKEGLHIFSAGFFSFKPQKQPNLCNQKPSIQNSRELNAQKSSIPSIPPSDSPAFPPPLQDPTVPDLPPVNQNPSVPLLPNLPPLPKLPPFPPIPGLPYLPPVPGKTSTNTKAYTESLKSAQASDQKEVSPNFFFPTPPLFPPNPFQPPPLLPNPLQPPPLIPPLLPPNPLQPPPAPLIPLPPIPGLTPPSPPPPIIPFLPFPPFPFPPSPPRIPGIPPASSSTPQKTSP, from the exons ATGCCTTCTTTTTTCATCATATTCCTTCTCTGTTTCACATTTATTAATAATCTCTCAGAGGCTAGCCATGACAGGAAGCTTCCCTCCGCAGTCGTTGTTGGTACAGTATACTGTGACACATGTTTCCGAGAGGATTTCTCAAAGAACAGCCACTTCATTTCAG GAGCATCTGTTGCAGTGGAATGCACAGATGAGAATTCAAAATCAAACTTTCGCAAAGAAGTGAAAACAGATGAGCATGGAGAGTTCAAAGTTCACTTGCCTTTCTCAGTTAGTAAGCATGTAAAGAGAATCAAGAGATGCTCAGTGAAATTGTTGAGTAGCAGTGAGCCATATTGTGCAGTAGCATCAACAGCAACTTCATCATCTCTACGTCTCAAGTCAAGAAAGGAAGGACTACACATCTtctcagctggatttttcagtttCAAGCCCCAGAAGCAACCAAACCTCTGCAACCAAAAACCAAGCATCCAAAATTCCAGGGAACTTAATGCCCAAAAATCCTCAATACCTTCTATCCCTCCTTCTGATAGCCCAGCATTTCCACCTCCACTTCAAGACCCAACAGTCCCTGATCTCCCCCCTGTGAACCAAAATCCTTCGGTTCCTCTACTTCCAAACCTGCCACCATTGCCAAAACTCCCTCCTTTCCCACCTATTCCAGGATTACCTTACCTTCCACCAGTGCCTGGAAAGACCAGCACAAACACAAAAGCTTATACTGAGTCTTTGAAGAGCGCACAAGCGTCAGATCAGAAAGAAGTAAGCCCTAACTTTTTCTTTCCAACACCGCCCCTTTTTCCTCCAAACCCTTTTCAGCCACCTCCGTTACTTCCAAACCCACTTCAACCACCACCACTAATCCCTCCATTGCTTCCCCCTAATCCACTCCAGCCTCCTCCAGCGCCATTGATTCCTTTACCACCAATTCCTGGCCTCACTCCACCATCACCACCGCCACCTATCATCCCATTTCTTCCTTTCCCTCCGTTCCCTTTCCCTCCTTCACCTCCTCGTATCCCAGGAATCCCCCCAGCTTCTTCTTCTACTCCACAGAAAACATCTCCTTGA